In the Acidimicrobiales bacterium genome, one interval contains:
- a CDS encoding helix-turn-helix transcriptional regulator, with amino-acid sequence MDAASLIREARLGSGLTLRELAAAAATSHSTIAAYESGRKSPNVATLDRILRACGYASDVQLTRRHRSGLGGSKGDELAAVLELAAQFPARHSPTLQAPVFARAR; translated from the coding sequence ATGGATGCAGCGAGTCTGATTAGAGAGGCCCGATTGGGTTCGGGACTGACGCTTCGAGAGCTTGCCGCCGCGGCCGCAACATCACATTCGACGATCGCGGCCTACGAGTCGGGCAGGAAGTCGCCCAACGTCGCCACGCTCGACCGGATTCTTCGCGCCTGCGGGTATGCCTCCGACGTTCAGCTGACACGCCGACACCGCAGCGGCCTGGGTGGCAGCAAAGGCGACGAGCTTGCCGCTGTGCTCGAGCTCGCCGCCCAGTTCCCGGCCCGCCACTCTCCCACCCTGCAGGCTCCAGTGTTCGCCAGGGCCCGATGA
- a CDS encoding type II toxin-antitoxin system death-on-curing family toxin, protein MIVYLELRHAVRLATHLLGDPLPVRDLGLLDSAIARPRASFGGVDLYPDLWHRAAALLISVVVNHPLVDGNKRLGWMCAAAMLELNDVDIAAASNDDVYDLVIDVATGLDEVSQVARRLHGLMQS, encoded by the coding sequence TTGATCGTCTATCTCGAACTGCGTCACGCGGTGCGGCTCGCAACCCATTTGCTCGGCGATCCGCTGCCAGTGCGCGACCTGGGGTTGCTCGATTCTGCTATCGCCCGGCCCAGGGCCTCGTTCGGTGGCGTCGACCTCTACCCGGATCTGTGGCACAGGGCGGCGGCACTGTTGATCTCGGTCGTGGTGAACCACCCGTTGGTGGACGGAAACAAGCGTCTCGGCTGGATGTGTGCGGCTGCCATGCTCGAGTTGAACGATGTCGACATAGCGGCGGCGTCCAACGACGACGTCTATGACCTGGTGATCGACGTGGCCACCGGACTCGACGAGGTGTCGCAAGTGGCTCGCCGCCTGCACGGCCTGATGCAGAGCTGA